One part of the Mangrovibacillus cuniculi genome encodes these proteins:
- a CDS encoding RNA degradosome polyphosphate kinase yields MQFSNPIFYNNRELSWLAFNERVLQEALDDDENPLLERLKFLAIFSSNLDEFFMVRVAGLKDQVKAGYNKPENKAGMTPKEQLSSISTKTHELVELQYTTLKSVIMPELQAEGVNIIKMKSVTEEQESYLESYFDEQVFPVLTPMAVDAYRPFPMLLNKSLNLVVCLNDEEEEPQFQRKVAIVQVPAVLDRFISIPTNDSSEEYVLLEEVIAHFVWKMFKGYDVVSVSPFRITRNADMTIHEEGARDLLLEIEKELKKRKWGAAVRLEIRAGEMDEEMIDYLLDELEVHKNDLYEIDGPLDLTSLFSFIKLVQPYREHLLYPSFISQRPIDLLPDENLFEKLLKDDVFLHHPYESFEPVLDFVIRAAEDPDVLAIKQTLYRVSGDSPVIDALKKAAENGKQVTVLVELKARFDEENNVHWAKELEMAGCHVIYGMTYLKTHSKITLVVRRKNQHIERFVHLGTGNYNDQTAKLYTDMGLLTSKRKFGIDATNFFNYLSGYTEKPHFHHLVVAPFDIRDEFIQLINKEIDCHRQNGDGYILAKMNSLTDKELIMKLYEASKCGVKVDLIVRGICCLRPGIKGVSDNIRVVSIVGRFLEHSRIYYFHHSGEGKLYLSSADMMTRNMEKRVEILFPIYEGQIKKRIMELCHYMLKDNVKARKQNPDGVYQYVRPLLNERRFNSQEELMREAYIVKEDEE; encoded by the coding sequence ATGCAGTTCTCCAACCCCATTTTTTACAACAATAGAGAGTTAAGTTGGTTAGCATTTAATGAGCGTGTACTACAAGAAGCATTAGATGATGATGAGAATCCTTTACTGGAAAGGCTTAAGTTCTTGGCAATTTTTAGTTCGAATTTAGACGAATTTTTTATGGTACGTGTAGCTGGTCTAAAAGATCAAGTGAAAGCAGGCTACAATAAACCAGAGAATAAGGCAGGAATGACTCCTAAAGAACAACTTTCATCTATATCAACAAAAACACATGAGTTAGTTGAACTTCAATATACTACTCTTAAATCGGTAATCATGCCTGAACTGCAAGCAGAAGGTGTAAACATTATTAAAATGAAATCCGTGACAGAGGAGCAGGAATCCTATTTAGAGTCTTATTTTGATGAGCAGGTGTTCCCTGTGTTAACACCAATGGCCGTTGACGCCTATCGACCTTTTCCGATGTTACTGAATAAAAGTCTTAATCTAGTCGTTTGTTTAAACGACGAAGAAGAAGAACCACAATTTCAACGAAAGGTTGCGATAGTACAAGTTCCAGCGGTGTTAGATCGTTTTATCTCTATCCCGACAAACGACTCCAGTGAAGAGTATGTGTTGTTAGAAGAAGTAATTGCACATTTTGTTTGGAAGATGTTTAAGGGATATGACGTAGTTAGTGTAAGTCCTTTTCGTATTACACGAAACGCTGACATGACGATTCATGAAGAAGGAGCAAGGGATTTACTGTTAGAGATTGAAAAAGAGCTAAAAAAACGAAAATGGGGAGCGGCTGTTCGCTTAGAGATAAGAGCTGGTGAAATGGACGAAGAAATGATCGATTATTTACTAGATGAACTCGAAGTCCATAAAAATGATCTCTATGAAATTGATGGACCATTAGATCTTACAAGTCTCTTCTCCTTTATTAAACTTGTACAACCTTACCGAGAACATTTATTGTATCCATCGTTTATTTCACAACGTCCTATCGATTTATTACCAGACGAAAACCTATTTGAAAAATTATTAAAAGACGATGTCTTTTTACACCACCCATATGAATCGTTTGAGCCAGTATTAGATTTTGTTATAAGAGCAGCAGAGGACCCGGATGTATTAGCAATTAAACAGACATTATATCGAGTGAGTGGAGATTCGCCAGTTATTGACGCGTTAAAAAAAGCAGCGGAAAATGGAAAACAAGTAACGGTATTAGTGGAACTTAAGGCGAGGTTTGATGAAGAAAATAATGTTCATTGGGCAAAAGAACTTGAGATGGCTGGCTGCCATGTTATATATGGTATGACGTACTTGAAAACACATAGTAAAATTACTTTAGTTGTTAGAAGGAAAAATCAACACATCGAGCGTTTTGTTCATCTAGGAACAGGCAATTATAATGACCAGACAGCCAAGCTATATACAGATATGGGTTTACTAACAAGTAAACGAAAATTTGGTATTGATGCCACTAACTTTTTTAATTATTTAAGTGGGTATACCGAAAAACCTCATTTTCATCATCTTGTAGTCGCTCCATTTGATATAAGAGATGAGTTTATTCAGCTAATTAATAAAGAAATCGACTGCCATCGTCAAAATGGGGATGGGTATATCTTAGCAAAGATGAATTCCTTAACAGATAAAGAATTGATTATGAAGTTGTATGAAGCATCTAAATGTGGAGTGAAGGTTGATTTAATTGTTCGTGGTATTTGTTGTTTGAGGCCTGGAATTAAAGGTGTTAGTGACAATATTCGTGTTGTTTCTATTGTGGGTAGATTCTTAGAACATAGTAGGATTTATTATTTTCATCATAGTGGAGAAGGAAAGCTTTATTTAAGCTCTGCAGATATGATGACAAGAAACATGGAGAAGAGAGTAGAAATCTTGTTCCCTATTTATGAGGGACAGATTAAAAAGAGAATTATGGAATTATGTCACTACATGTTAAAGGATAATGTAAAAGCAAGAAAACAAAACCCTGATGGTGTGTATCAATATGTGAGACCTCTGTTGAATGAGAGACGTTTTAATAGTCAAGAAGAGTTGATGAGAGAAGCATATATTGTGAAAGAGGATGAGGAATAG
- a CDS encoding fluoride efflux transporter FluC encodes MNISLLVMLGGAIGALLRYSVFITTPSFFNTWFVNILGCLFFGFLSSVTLSNGKKAFLLTGFCGSFTTMSALMGDAYYWFQESHYIQLFSWICFHICFGLSAVYLGKAIGRRVVK; translated from the coding sequence GTGAATATTTCCTTATTAGTAATGCTAGGTGGAGCTATAGGAGCTCTATTGAGGTATTCGGTATTTATAACAACTCCGTCTTTCTTTAATACTTGGTTTGTTAACATACTTGGTTGCCTATTCTTCGGATTCTTATCCAGTGTGACATTGTCTAACGGGAAAAAAGCCTTTCTTTTGACTGGTTTCTGTGGAAGTTTTACTACAATGAGTGCATTAATGGGAGATGCTTATTACTGGTTCCAAGAATCACATTACATACAGTTATTTAGTTGGATTTGCTTTCATATATGTTTTGGACTCTCTGCAGTCTATTTAGGTAAGGCAATTGGAAGAAGGGTTGTCAAATGA
- a CDS encoding fluoride efflux transporter FluC, giving the protein MIFIIATGGAIGAFIRHVIVTKLTMDVLNIKIGLLLVNFIGSALFGMLSYMDNSTITSLFVGTAICGSLTTFSSLIMEMVHFLEERKYVVAIYICTVHLIGSFVFYLGGKQLAVILIQ; this is encoded by the coding sequence ATGATTTTTATTATAGCAACAGGAGGAGCAATAGGAGCGTTTATCAGACACGTAATAGTAACGAAATTAACGATGGATGTTTTAAACATAAAAATTGGCTTATTATTAGTTAATTTCATAGGATCTGCCCTTTTCGGTATGCTATCCTACATGGACAATTCCACTATTACAAGCCTATTCGTAGGTACGGCGATTTGTGGTTCACTTACGACATTTTCTTCTTTAATAATGGAAATGGTTCACTTTCTTGAAGAGAGAAAATATGTTGTTGCGATATATATTTGTACTGTACACCTCATAGGGAGTTTCGTTTTTTATTTAGGAGGAAAGCAACTAGCTGTGATTTTAATACAATAA
- a CDS encoding bifunctional diguanylate cyclase/phosphodiesterase yields the protein MDQAQHAQAKSDGIMKIILYILDQHLSDMVFLMEVHNGYRFTYSYVNEYGLIHAGLSPDSIGKTFQEVLPHDLAKEMQTVYEKVVKTKQNLSYVDEMQERESSRFYESKLTFLPDIEPGRSFVVSVTREVTKGIQEKQLLLDSEQRFRSFVDHNDDGVIAINFDGVITESNDSAKKILQFHDNSQKNFLHEYLDTNDKEEVAKAVERTKNGEITVISDVKCKVSPTKVKTIQFKTVPIMVNGDVVGVYVILRDETEKVEKAEKIEYMTLHDHLTGLWNRKALLEDLQKNMSPSNGQHPFALLYMDLDRFKHINDAFGHKKGDSLLREIADRLVKFVHSEMKVYRQGGDEFIILVPAAGMKEAERAANLVNEIFEQPFVINDQEIFLSPSIGISLYPTNGTDAETLIKHADHALYEVKDKGRAHYRFFHTEMNESFSNAVMLESHLRRAIEMDELSLHYQPQVNLITGDIESFEALLRWNNGKFGMVPPSQFIPLAEKTGLILSIGRWVIEEACRQLNSWNNKGINTRVAINISPKQFFQSDFVGHLKWALEHFSIEPSSLEIEVTEGAMEDTRTMVSVLQEVKETGIIISVDDFGTGYSSLHYLKRFPIDILKIDQSFVREMMRNEKDAAITQTIIHLAHHLGLEVVAEGVEEEEQVNFLKKFHCQKAQGYFFSKPKGSMETEAFLLEYKKESKQLQ from the coding sequence ATGGATCAAGCTCAACACGCGCAAGCTAAATCAGATGGAATTATGAAAATAATCCTATATATTTTAGATCAGCATTTATCTGATATGGTGTTTTTAATGGAAGTACATAACGGCTATAGGTTTACCTATTCCTATGTTAACGAGTATGGCTTAATTCATGCTGGACTAAGCCCTGATTCCATTGGTAAAACTTTTCAAGAAGTATTACCACACGATCTTGCAAAAGAAATGCAGACGGTGTATGAGAAAGTTGTAAAAACAAAGCAAAACTTATCATACGTAGATGAAATGCAGGAAAGAGAATCGAGTAGATTCTATGAATCAAAGTTAACGTTTCTACCAGACATTGAACCAGGTAGAAGTTTTGTTGTCTCGGTTACTAGAGAAGTCACAAAAGGCATACAAGAAAAGCAATTATTGCTAGACTCTGAGCAGAGGTTTAGATCTTTTGTTGATCATAACGATGATGGTGTTATTGCAATCAATTTTGATGGGGTTATTACAGAATCAAATGATTCAGCTAAAAAAATACTACAATTCCATGACAACTCTCAAAAGAATTTTTTACATGAATATTTGGACACGAATGATAAAGAAGAAGTTGCAAAAGCAGTAGAAAGAACAAAGAATGGGGAAATTACGGTTATTTCGGATGTCAAGTGCAAGGTAAGTCCAACCAAGGTGAAAACCATTCAGTTTAAGACTGTCCCCATTATGGTTAATGGAGATGTCGTTGGAGTTTATGTGATTCTAAGAGACGAAACAGAAAAGGTAGAAAAAGCTGAAAAAATTGAATACATGACTCTGCATGACCACCTTACAGGTCTTTGGAACAGAAAAGCACTTCTAGAAGACTTGCAAAAAAATATGTCACCTTCTAACGGGCAACATCCTTTTGCGCTATTGTATATGGATTTAGATCGTTTTAAACACATTAATGATGCTTTTGGTCATAAAAAAGGTGATTCGCTACTTAGAGAAATTGCAGACAGATTGGTAAAATTTGTTCATTCAGAGATGAAAGTATATAGACAAGGCGGAGATGAGTTTATTATTTTAGTCCCTGCAGCTGGCATGAAGGAAGCAGAAAGAGCAGCGAATTTAGTTAATGAGATATTTGAACAACCTTTTGTTATCAATGACCAAGAAATATTTTTATCACCATCTATTGGAATAAGTTTGTATCCAACTAATGGTACTGACGCTGAAACGCTAATTAAACATGCGGACCATGCTTTATATGAAGTGAAAGATAAAGGAAGAGCGCACTATAGATTTTTCCATACAGAAATGAACGAGTCATTCTCTAATGCAGTGATGCTAGAATCTCATTTGCGTAGAGCGATAGAAATGGATGAACTAAGTTTACATTATCAACCACAAGTGAATCTTATTACTGGTGACATTGAAAGCTTTGAAGCATTGCTCCGATGGAATAATGGCAAATTTGGAATGGTTCCTCCTTCGCAGTTTATTCCATTAGCGGAAAAAACAGGGTTAATCCTATCGATAGGTAGATGGGTGATTGAAGAAGCTTGTCGCCAATTGAATAGTTGGAATAATAAAGGAATTAATACGAGGGTGGCAATAAATATCTCTCCTAAACAATTCTTTCAGTCTGATTTTGTTGGACATTTAAAGTGGGCTCTAGAGCATTTTTCTATTGAACCTAGTTCTCTTGAAATAGAAGTTACGGAAGGAGCCATGGAGGATACTCGAACAATGGTTTCTGTCCTTCAAGAAGTAAAGGAAACAGGAATAATAATATCAGTTGATGACTTTGGTACAGGATACTCTTCCTTACACTATCTAAAAAGATTTCCAATAGATATTTTAAAGATAGATCAATCTTTTGTTCGTGAAATGATGAGAAACGAAAAAGATGCTGCCATTACGCAGACAATCATTCATTTAGCTCATCATTTAGGTTTGGAAGTAGTAGCAGAAGGTGTGGAAGAAGAAGAGCAAGTAAACTTCTTAAAGAAATTCCATTGTCAGAAGGCACAAGGTTATTTCTTTAGTAAACCAAAAGGGTCTATGGAAACAGAGGCATTTTTATTAGAGTACAAGAAAGAATCTAAGCAATTACAGTAA
- a CDS encoding metallophosphoesterase codes for MLNKKNLFLLFIPLFLSINAFFALYLFPNNVVLEEVDVQHPSIPTSFNGFKLAQISDLHLGFYDSDSQRVQLLQMIEKSKPDVVVFTGDLFDNPDDPMIPIDTAINFLSSIEAPFGKYAVYGNHDFGVSSNGLYEEIMNQAGFTVLINSSEPLTLLNGDKIFIAGLDDIMLGLPDVNKTVKNIPEDAFSILLAHEPDIADVIATTSISMQLSGHSHGGQVRIPFIKPIITPPKGTKYVNGSYNIEKEDDETLLLYVNRGIGMTRLPIRYFSFPELTLFTLRNASAQ; via the coding sequence ATGTTAAATAAAAAAAATCTTTTTCTTCTTTTTATCCCTTTATTTCTTTCTATAAACGCTTTTTTTGCTCTTTACTTATTCCCTAATAACGTTGTATTAGAAGAAGTTGATGTGCAACACCCTTCTATTCCTACGTCATTTAATGGCTTTAAGCTAGCTCAAATCAGTGATTTACACTTAGGATTTTACGATTCTGATTCACAGAGAGTTCAATTACTCCAAATGATTGAAAAATCGAAACCTGATGTCGTTGTATTTACTGGCGATTTATTCGATAATCCAGATGATCCAATGATACCGATCGATACAGCAATTAACTTTTTGTCTTCCATCGAAGCACCTTTCGGAAAATATGCAGTATACGGCAACCATGATTTCGGTGTCTCTAGTAATGGCTTATATGAAGAAATAATGAACCAAGCAGGTTTTACAGTATTAATAAACTCAAGCGAACCTCTTACACTTCTCAATGGAGATAAGATTTTTATTGCTGGGTTAGATGATATTATGTTAGGACTTCCCGATGTCAATAAAACGGTGAAAAACATCCCAGAGGACGCATTTTCCATACTTTTAGCCCATGAACCTGATATTGCAGATGTTATTGCAACTACCTCCATTTCCATGCAACTTAGTGGACACAGCCACGGCGGACAAGTAAGAATTCCTTTTATTAAACCAATTATTACTCCTCCAAAAGGAACGAAATATGTGAATGGTTCATACAACATTGAAAAAGAAGATGATGAAACTTTGTTACTTTACGTGAATAGAGGAATAGGTATGACTAGATTACCAATCAGATATTTTAGTTTCCCAGAATTAACACTATTTACACTTCGAAATGCTTCCGCTCAATGA
- the fadH gene encoding 2,4-dienoyl-CoA reductase — protein MQGKVVIITGGSSGMGLGMAKEFAEKGAKVVITGRDEERLEKAKESINGEVLTITMDVRNPEDIEYTVNKTVETYGTIDYLVNNAAGNFLCHAEKLSVNGWNAVIDIVLNGTFYCTREVGNYWIKEKKKGAIINMVATYAWGAGAGVVHSAAAKAGVLSLTRTLAVEWGSQYGIRVNAIAPGPIERTGGADKLFQSEAAAQRTLQSVPLKRLGTPEEIAGLAAFMFSDQAAYINGECITMDGGQWLNPHPF, from the coding sequence ATGCAGGGGAAAGTCGTTATAATTACAGGTGGATCTAGTGGGATGGGACTAGGGATGGCGAAGGAATTTGCTGAAAAAGGGGCAAAAGTAGTCATTACAGGTAGAGATGAGGAAAGGTTAGAAAAAGCGAAAGAGTCCATCAATGGAGAGGTTCTAACTATAACGATGGATGTAAGAAATCCAGAAGACATTGAATATACAGTGAACAAAACAGTCGAAACTTACGGTACAATTGATTATTTAGTAAATAATGCTGCTGGTAACTTCTTATGTCATGCAGAAAAGTTATCTGTAAATGGATGGAATGCTGTCATTGACATTGTTTTAAATGGAACTTTTTATTGTACAAGAGAAGTAGGGAACTATTGGATTAAAGAAAAGAAAAAAGGCGCAATTATTAACATGGTAGCTACATACGCTTGGGGAGCAGGGGCAGGAGTTGTACATTCAGCTGCAGCTAAAGCAGGAGTTCTTTCACTAACAAGAACGTTAGCTGTAGAGTGGGGTTCACAGTATGGAATTAGAGTAAATGCTATTGCACCTGGTCCTATAGAGAGAACTGGAGGCGCTGATAAACTATTCCAATCCGAAGCGGCAGCACAAAGAACGTTGCAAAGTGTTCCATTAAAAAGATTAGGAACTCCAGAAGAAATTGCAGGACTCGCGGCATTTATGTTCTCAGATCAGGCTGCATACATTAATGGCGAATGTATCACGATGGATGGGGGCCAATGGTTAAACCCTCATCCGTTTTAA
- a CDS encoding EAL-associated domain-containing protein, protein MLDPLDVISSLENVFPTLQPIYSADAQTIVGYEVFNCFKQDETKYALDAFFLDDTIPTEYRFDASMEIGKKALHVMEVHNFSGFFVFKNTIDVLLHDDYEAFTQLVDDSSFIQFDQIIIEIQEPDLQSNFEKVEHLLNYLKTYGYRLSISQVGIRGGQLDRLTQIQPNTMKLDLPLLRQQLSTEALRDMLYTITLHARKIGAALAFEKIEQEHQLQEAWRYGGRYYQGSLLGDKLNSIVTEDLTKLFLQEALGRFTIQERKRLETVQDWSDKFSDKLRNIVSKPVNLEALDNEIFQLAQHFTKEAFRFYACNEVGFQLSSNIEKEEGVWILKEEYKSRNWSWRPYFLTQILRMNREKTGMVSDFYSDIETGEWIRTFAFPLGQSTFLFIDLTYEYLYEHDYLLLSSFA, encoded by the coding sequence ATGTTAGATCCATTAGACGTTATAAGCTCTTTAGAAAACGTTTTCCCTACTCTACAACCCATTTATAGTGCAGATGCACAAACCATCGTAGGATACGAGGTTTTTAACTGTTTTAAGCAAGACGAGACTAAGTATGCTCTTGATGCATTTTTTTTAGACGATACCATCCCAACAGAATATCGATTTGATGCATCAATGGAAATTGGAAAGAAAGCATTGCACGTAATGGAAGTACATAATTTCAGCGGTTTTTTTGTATTCAAAAACACTATTGATGTTTTGCTTCATGATGATTATGAAGCTTTTACACAACTAGTAGACGATTCCTCATTTATTCAATTTGACCAAATTATTATTGAAATTCAAGAGCCCGATCTTCAATCTAACTTTGAAAAAGTGGAGCATTTATTAAATTATCTTAAAACTTACGGTTATAGACTTTCTATAAGCCAAGTTGGTATTAGAGGTGGCCAACTAGACAGACTAACTCAAATTCAGCCGAATACGATGAAATTAGACTTACCATTGTTGCGCCAACAATTGTCTACAGAAGCGTTAAGAGACATGCTTTATACCATCACCTTACATGCCAGAAAAATTGGTGCTGCACTAGCATTTGAAAAAATCGAACAAGAACATCAATTACAGGAAGCTTGGCGGTATGGTGGAAGGTATTATCAAGGGTCATTACTAGGGGACAAACTGAATTCCATTGTGACAGAAGACTTGACGAAGTTGTTTCTTCAAGAAGCGTTAGGGAGATTTACAATACAAGAGAGAAAACGTTTAGAAACGGTTCAAGATTGGTCCGATAAATTTTCCGATAAACTGAGAAATATCGTGTCAAAACCAGTAAATCTAGAAGCCTTAGACAATGAGATATTCCAATTAGCACAGCATTTTACAAAAGAAGCTTTTCGTTTTTATGCCTGTAACGAAGTTGGGTTTCAACTTTCATCAAACATTGAAAAAGAGGAAGGTGTTTGGATACTAAAGGAAGAGTACAAAAGCCGTAACTGGAGCTGGAGACCGTATTTTCTTACACAAATACTACGTATGAACCGTGAGAAGACAGGAATGGTCTCAGACTTTTATTCTGATATCGAAACAGGAGAATGGATTCGAACGTTTGCTTTTCCACTTGGCCAATCCACTTTCTTATTTATTGATTTAACCTATGAGTATCTTTATGAACATGACTACTTATTACTTTCTTCTTTTGCATAA
- a CDS encoding DUF3993 domain-containing protein, whose product MHTIFAAVHLYTSLIGVSLEESKEVACNRSQLEQKVDDAFYAQVSLNQGKKTLEEVYNTLDIHFTREESDVFLHNNIVETVEGWFTKGTDFAPGYVPYFRFDSSTEVIETEDYCILYEPVTNDDLITQQFQGQHVGVWLTNDQYNKISKMSSTLTEEDIQDLLLEKINGTHKQSYRSTLKDYLLTISF is encoded by the coding sequence ATGCATACAATTTTTGCAGCAGTTCATCTATACACTAGTCTGATTGGAGTAAGTCTTGAAGAAAGCAAAGAAGTTGCATGTAACAGAAGCCAACTAGAACAAAAAGTAGACGATGCTTTTTACGCTCAAGTTTCTTTAAACCAAGGTAAGAAAACACTTGAAGAAGTATACAATACATTAGATATTCATTTTACTAGAGAAGAGTCTGATGTATTTTTACATAACAACATTGTAGAAACTGTTGAAGGATGGTTCACAAAAGGAACGGATTTCGCCCCTGGCTATGTACCTTACTTTCGGTTTGATTCATCAACAGAAGTTATTGAAACCGAGGACTACTGTATTCTTTATGAGCCAGTGACTAATGATGACTTAATCACACAACAATTTCAGGGGCAGCATGTAGGTGTGTGGCTTACAAACGATCAATATAATAAAATTAGTAAAATGTCTAGCACACTAACAGAAGAAGATATTCAAGACTTACTTCTAGAAAAAATAAATGGAACGCATAAACAAAGTTATCGTTCCACTTTAAAAGATTATTTACTTACTATTTCGTTCTAG
- a CDS encoding glutaredoxin family protein has translation MTIIVYSQPDCPPCQLVKMYLNDRGIKFTEKNIREDQQAFKEVTEIYRASSTPVVAVNGEAVIGFDLEKLTSLLERNSK, from the coding sequence TTGACTATTATTGTCTATTCACAACCAGATTGTCCACCATGTCAATTGGTGAAAATGTACCTAAATGATAGAGGAATAAAATTCACAGAAAAAAATATTCGTGAAGACCAACAAGCGTTTAAAGAAGTAACGGAAATCTATCGTGCTTCTTCTACACCTGTAGTAGCTGTAAATGGAGAAGCTGTAATAGGATTTGATTTAGAAAAATTAACATCATTACTAGAACGAAATAGTAAGTAA
- a CDS encoding YkuJ family protein, whose amino-acid sequence MSKLMGIIQRLKVMQDAKETGEVQQRRFEVNGKTLCQVKYFPNNDTFEVEVFEDDKPAQKYQFDDIDMASIDIFEIVQEEVNPA is encoded by the coding sequence ATGTCGAAATTAATGGGGATCATCCAACGTTTAAAAGTAATGCAAGATGCGAAAGAAACGGGAGAGGTCCAACAACGTCGTTTTGAAGTAAACGGAAAAACACTTTGCCAAGTTAAGTATTTTCCAAACAATGATACATTTGAAGTAGAGGTTTTTGAAGACGATAAGCCTGCTCAAAAATATCAATTTGACGATATCGATATGGCATCGATTGACATCTTTGAAATCGTTCAGGAAGAAGTTAATCCTGCATAA
- a CDS encoding MDR family MFS transporter, which yields MNDLNQQNQSSKRPLILAAVMLAMFMGAVEATIISTAMPSIVGDLGGFQYYSWVFSAYLLMNTVTILIYGKLSDLYGRKPIFTIGVVLFLLGSIGCGFSSSMPMLIAFRFLQGIGAGAVLPIATTIVGDLYSPEERAKIQGYLSSVWGISAVSGPAIGGIIVQSIGWPFVFFINIPIGIVSLVIVLVFLKETNKKESIHLDKLGAILLTLSLGLFMYVIVDGGIRWGWNSGLTWLLLIFSFVLLGVFLLHERKAKDPMMPVELWKNRSIFIANQVSFFSGLLLIGLSTFLPTYVQGVMGKSPTVAGFTLTAISIGWPIAATIAGRLLLSLGYFTTSMIGGGALLIGTLLFFFMEPTYGPLYAGFSSFFIGVGMGFTSTAFIVTIQNSVGWEKRGVATATNLFMRNLGNTIGAAFFGGIVNFQLLRYLKDAGITNFEGVNVLFGEGTSEFSALELSAIGEGLEVALGTVFNILLLFALTSIIIIYFLPRRRKEREEL from the coding sequence GTGAACGACTTGAACCAACAAAACCAATCATCTAAGAGACCACTTATATTAGCTGCAGTAATGCTGGCTATGTTTATGGGAGCGGTAGAAGCAACCATTATTTCGACTGCTATGCCATCTATTGTGGGTGATTTAGGTGGATTTCAATATTACAGCTGGGTATTTTCTGCGTATTTGTTAATGAATACAGTTACTATCTTAATTTACGGGAAACTTTCTGATTTATATGGTAGAAAGCCGATTTTCACCATAGGGGTAGTATTGTTCCTATTAGGGAGTATTGGTTGTGGCTTTTCTTCTAGTATGCCGATGCTAATAGCATTTAGATTTCTACAAGGAATTGGAGCTGGTGCAGTGCTTCCAATAGCTACTACGATAGTAGGCGATCTATATTCACCAGAGGAAAGAGCTAAAATTCAAGGTTATTTGTCTAGTGTGTGGGGGATATCAGCTGTTAGTGGGCCGGCTATAGGTGGCATAATTGTACAAAGTATCGGCTGGCCGTTTGTCTTTTTTATTAATATTCCTATTGGGATTGTATCATTAGTTATTGTTCTAGTGTTCTTAAAAGAAACAAATAAAAAAGAAAGTATCCATCTAGATAAACTCGGTGCAATATTGTTAACTCTTTCTCTTGGCCTATTTATGTATGTGATCGTAGATGGTGGGATAAGATGGGGGTGGAATTCTGGTCTTACTTGGCTGTTACTAATTTTTTCTTTTGTCTTATTAGGTGTTTTCCTTCTACACGAAAGAAAAGCAAAGGATCCTATGATGCCAGTAGAACTTTGGAAAAATCGTTCCATTTTTATTGCAAACCAAGTTTCATTTTTCTCGGGATTATTATTGATTGGTTTATCTACTTTTTTACCCACTTATGTTCAAGGTGTTATGGGGAAAAGTCCAACGGTAGCAGGATTTACTTTAACAGCTATTTCCATTGGGTGGCCTATTGCTGCAACAATAGCAGGTCGATTGCTTTTAAGTTTAGGTTACTTTACTACTTCTATGATAGGTGGAGGTGCACTTTTAATAGGTACGTTACTCTTCTTTTTTATGGAGCCAACCTATGGTCCTTTGTATGCAGGTTTTAGTTCTTTTTTTATTGGAGTAGGAATGGGGTTTACTTCAACGGCTTTTATCGTTACTATTCAAAATTCAGTTGGTTGGGAAAAAAGAGGTGTCGCTACAGCTACCAACTTATTTATGCGTAATTTAGGAAATACCATTGGAGCAGCATTTTTTGGGGGTATTGTTAACTTCCAATTATTACGCTACTTAAAGGATGCGGGTATTACAAATTTTGAAGGGGTAAATGTATTGTTTGGAGAAGGTACATCGGAGTTTAGTGCACTTGAGTTATCAGCGATTGGAGAAGGACTAGAAGTAGCTCTAGGAACTGTCTTTAACATTCTTTTACTTTTTGCATTAACGTCTATTATTATTATCTATTTCTTACCTAGAAGGAGAAAAGAGAGGGAGGAACTATGA